A genomic stretch from Erigeron canadensis isolate Cc75 chromosome 9, C_canadensis_v1, whole genome shotgun sequence includes:
- the LOC122581596 gene encoding senescence associated gene 20-like, which yields MEEHNKNIVYDLYKALATGDTTTVQRVLAPDIEWWFHGPPSNKCNLMRVLTSKGYSSCHSISFEPLSIVGIGTMVLAEGYQVHQNRKTYWVHAWTVDNGKIITEVKEYHNSSVIVVTRIKKSINDVVDLASPGCLKPSKMWQSKLANNAYLPRLLLVL from the coding sequence aTGGAAGAACACAACAAGAATATTGTGTACGACTTGTACAAGGCATTAGCTACCGGTGATACCACCACGGTGCAACGCGTCCTAGCGCCAGATATCGAGTGGTGGTTCCATGGTCCACCATCAAATAAGTGCAACCTCATGAGAGTGCTCACCAGTAAAGGTTATTCTTCTTGTCATAGCATATCTTTTGAGCCTCTTTCTATCGTTGGTATCGGGACCATGGTACTAGCGGAGGGATACCAAGTTCATCAAAACCGAAAAACGTATTGGGTACATGCGTGGACCGTAGATAATGGGAAGATTATAACAGAAGTGAAAGAGTATCACAACTCTTCGGTTATAGTAGTTACGCGAATTAAAAAGTCTATTAATGACGTCGTCGATTTGGCTTCACCGGGGTGTCTTAAACCGAGTAAAATGTGGCAAAGCAAACTTGCTAACAATGCTTATTTGCCTCGACTTCTTCTTGTGCTGTAA
- the LOC122582229 gene encoding uncharacterized protein At3g17950-like, which produces MHDPGMELLPPFSSPTISSISSSDLDTESTGSFFHDRSISLGTLMGVGTTFPIITGTPATQATPIPVNYTPGGFSGYRRRRRSNTDAVVERRRKRLRRRRWWWLCSGDDFLKPSSLGEFLEVERRFGEEAVFGCETVSFGDNADVNRNGNNNNNNNNSNGEGMLFADGRVLPPPQKAEECDGETTSVCSFCPFSVSLAGICTSGG; this is translated from the coding sequence ATGCATGATCCAGGTATGGAATTACTTCCCCCATTCTCATCACCAACAATCTCATCAATCTCATCTTCCGATCTCGACACTGAATCCACCGGATCTTTCTTCCATGACCGGagcatatctttaggcacactTATGGGCGTCGGAACTACTTTTCCGATCATCACCGGAACTCCGGCCACTCAGGCGACTCCGATTCCGGTTAATTATACTCCAGGCGGATTTTCCGGTTACCGGAGACGTCGCCGGAGTAATACCGATGCGGTGGTGGAGAGGCGGAGGAAGCGGTTACGAcgacggcggtggtggtggttatgTAGCGGTGATGATTTTTTGAAACCGTCGTCATTAGGTGAGTTTTTGGAGGTTGAAAGACGGTTTGGTGAAGAAGCTGTGTTTGGATGTGAAACGGTGTCGTTTGGTGATAATGCTGATGTTAATAGGaatggtaataataataataataataataatagcaatgGTGAAGGAATGTTGTTTGCTGATGGTAGGGTTTTGCCTCCACCGCAAAAGGCGGAGGAATGTGATGGCGAAACGACATCGGTTTGTTCGTTTTGTCCGTTTTCGGTTTCGCTTGCTGGAATTTGTACTAGTGGTggatga
- the LOC122581594 gene encoding wound-induced protein 1-like, with translation MEAINKNIVCDFYKALAAHDSDMVPRLLSPNIDWWFHGPPAHKYNLMQLLTGSRVLDGEDSYNPHVVIGIGSVVIAEGCNIHENQKTYWVHAWTVENGIMTQVREYIDTFVTVNRIDESSNVCLSSPRSPKCKNMWESELVDNDCVPRLLLVI, from the coding sequence ATGGAAGCAATCAACAAGAACATAGTGTGTGACTTCTACAAGGCGTTGGCTGCCCACGACTCCGACATGGTGCCACGACTCCTATCTCCAAATATCGATTGGTGGTTCCATGGTCCGCCCGCTCATAAGTACAACCTTATGCAATTGCTCACCGGTAGTCGTGTTTTAGATGGTGAAGACTCTTACAATCCTCACGTTGTCATCGGTATTGGGTCAGTGGTGATAGCGGAGGGGTGTAACATTCACGAGAACCAGAAAACCTATTGGGTACATGCGTGGACTGTCGAGAATGGCATCATGACACAAGTGAGGGAGTATATAGACACATTCGTTACTGTTAATCGTATCGACGAATCTAGTAATGTATGTTTGTCTTCACCGCGATCTCctaaatgtaaaaatatgtgGGAGAGTGAACTTGTTGACAATGATTGTGTACCTCGTCTTCTTCTAGTGATTTAA
- the LOC122581593 gene encoding wound-induced protein 1-like produces MEAVNKKIVCEFYKALAAHDASTLQISTGGSTVHLLTNTEYNLMQLLTGSRVLVDANDSYKPLVVVSIGSMVVAEGYHIHENRKTNWVHVWTVENGKIMTQVREYLDTFVTVSRIIKSSDVCIPSPRSPKGTKIWESELVDNVCVPRLLLVI; encoded by the exons atggaagcaGTTAACAAGAAAATCGTGTGTGAATTCTACAAGGCATTGGCTGCCCACGACGCTAGCACG CTCCAGATATCGACTGGTGGTTCCACGGTCCACCTGCTCACAAATACGGAGTACAACCTTATGCAATTGCTCACTGGTAGTCGTGTTCTAGTCGACGCCAATGATTCTTACAAACCTCTTGTTGTCGTTAGTATTGGGTCGATGGTGGTGGCAGAAGGGTATCACATTCACGAAAACCGGAAGACAAATTGGGTACATGTTTGGACTGTGGAGAATGGCAAGATCATGACACAAGTGAGGGAGTATCTAGACACATTCGTTACTGTTAGTCGTATCATAAAATCGAGTGATGTATGTATTCCTTCACCGCGGTCTCCTAAAGGTACAAAGATATGGGAGAGTGAACTTGTTGACAATGTTTGTGTACCTCGTCTTCTACTAGTAATTTAA
- the LOC122582609 gene encoding protein NUCLEAR FUSION DEFECTIVE 4: MTLQWLSLVGTIWLQSISGTNTNFPAYSSQLKFLLSLSQIQLNNLAFASDAGKLFGFLSGIAAVYLPLWLVLLIGSSLGFIGYGIQYLFLLTNNISSLPYGLVVLLTILGGNSICWINTVCYVIAIENFPFDRQLAVGLTTSYQGLSAKIYSDVIDMFFKSSSSSIERARSYLLLNCILPLIVCVISSPLVRVTSTPRSRRLSSGFLVIFAITIFTGTFAVITSLGYTKRVCPPLVILIGLCVFLVAPLVVPLMEKLRERMENKCLIRNYGKKVCDESCMAVENGGVNNEDVVKDQGLFVSSDEGQEMGYKVMLKRLNFWLYFFVYMFGATVGMVYLNNLGQIVESRGSSKTSSLVSLASSFGFFGRIFPCLLDYYISRTKGKVSRPALIALMMVPMTSAFFLLLNNSNMCLYISTATIGICTGAITSMSVSTTAELFGAKNFGVNHNILVTNIPIGSFFFGNLAALLYRKQGLNDDGICMGTTCYQTSFIIWGSLCFLGTVLAIILHSRAKKT; the protein is encoded by the exons ATGACTCTTCAATGGTTAAGCTTAGTAGGTACAATTTGGCTTCAATCCATAAGTGGGACAAACACAAACTTCCCAGCGTACTCATCTCAACTCAAATTCCTTCTTTCACTCTCACAAATTCAACTCAACAACTTAGCTTTCGCTTCTGACGCTGGAAAACTTTTCGGTTTTCTATCTGGCATAGCCGCGGTGTATCTCCCTCTTTGGCTCGTTCTTTTGATAGGATCCTCGCTCGGGTTCATTGGTTATGGCATTCAATATCTTTTCCTTCTTACAAATAATATATCCTCTTTGCCATACGGTCTTGTTGTATTGCTAACAATTTTGGGTGGAAACAGCATTTGTTGGATCAACACAGTTTGTTACGTGATCGCTATAGAAAACTTCCCTTTTGATCGACAATTAGCGGTTGGGTTAACGACTAGTTATCAAGGGTTAAGTGCAAAAATATATTCGGACGTAATTGATATGTTTTTTAaatcctcttcatcatcaatagAAAGAGCAAGATCATATCTTTTGTTGAATTGCATTCTACCCCTTATAGTTTGTGTGATATCCTCACCGTTGGTTCGTGTGACTAGTACGCCACGATCAAGAAGATTATCTAGCGGATTTCTTGTAATATTTGCAATCACAATATTTACAGGAACTTTTGCCGTGATTACGAGTTTAGGATATACTAAACGAGTATGTCCTCCTTTAGTAATCTTGATTggtttgtgtgtgttcttggtggcACCATTAGTGGTTCCATTGATGGAGAAGTTAAGAGAAAGAATGGAGAATAAATGCTTGATAAGAAACTATGGCAAGAAGGTATGTGATGAGAGTTGCATGGCAGTAGAAAATGGAGGGGTAAATAATGAAGATGTGGTTAAAGATCAAGGACTGTTTGTGAGTAGTGATGAGGGTCAAGAAATGGGCTACAAAGTAATGTTGAAGAGATTAAACTTTTGGTTATATTTCTTTGTGTATATGTTTGGTGCAACAGTTGGCATGGTGTATTTGAACAATTTGGGACAAATCGTGGAGTCTCGTGGGAGTtcaaaaacttcttctttggTGTCATTGGCTTCTTCTTTTGGGTTCTTTGGTCGTATCTTTCCTTGCCTACTTGACTACTATATATCAAG GACCAAAGGCAAAGTTTCAAGACCAGCACTCATAGCACTTATGATGGTACCGATGACCTCCGCCTTCTTCTTACTTCTCAACAACAGTAACATGTGTCTTTACATAAGCACGGCAACCATCGGGATATGCACGGGAGCCATCACCTCGATGTCTGTCTCAACCACGGCCGAGCTTTTTGGGGCCAAGAACTTTGGTGTGAACCATAACATTTTGGTCACTAATATCCCTATAGGGTCATTCTTCTTTGGAAACTTGGCAGCGTTACTATACCGCAAACAAGGGCTTAACGATGATGGAATTTGCATGGGCACGACATGTTATCAAACAAGTTTCATAATTTGGGGTAGCCTTTGTTTTTTAGGGACAGTTTTAGCTATAATTCTCCACTCAAGGGCTAAAAAGACTTAA